A single Cyclopterus lumpus isolate fCycLum1 chromosome 1, fCycLum1.pri, whole genome shotgun sequence DNA region contains:
- the cldnd1b gene encoding claudin domain-containing protein 1b isoform X1, whose translation MVDNRYATALVIGSVLSLLATVYLSVAVGTQHWYQYSCVPAKREGSNASVLREEFINGEFDEKTYRDTLFRLNGTLGLWWRCIRVPSESHWFKQPDPKMETQCVSFTLPQQFNPKYKQSGNHDGEEDLLRTYLWRCQVLLPLVSLALVFLGGLVGVCACLCRSFTPTLGVGVLHLLAGLCTLGTVCCFLAGVDLYSPLPEGVEGSLGWSLYLALISFPLQMMAAALFLWAARSHRKNYTRMTAYRVA comes from the exons ATGGTAGACAATCGCTATGCCACAGCTCTGGTCATCGGCTCGGTGCTGAGCCTGCTGGCGACAGTCTACCTCTCTGTGGCTGTCGGAACGCAGCACTGGTACCAGTACAGCTGCGTGCCAGCCAAGCGTGAGGGGAGCAACGCCTCCGTTCTCAGGGAAGAGTTCATCAATGGAGAGTTTGATGAGAAGACTTACCGCGACACCCTGTTCCGCCTGAATGGCACCCTGGGACTGTGGTGGAGGTGCATACGGGTGCCCAGCGAGTCACACTGGTTCAAACAGCCAG ATCCAAAGATGGAGACACAGTGTGTGAGTTTCACTCTTCCTCAGCAGTTCAATCCAAAGTACAAACAATCTGGAAACCATGACGGTGAAGAAGATCTGCTGAGAACAT ACTTGTGGAGATGCCAGGTTCTCTTGCCCTTGGTGTCTCTGGCTTTGGTGTTTCTCGGCGGCCTCGTTGGGGTCTGTGCCTGCCTGTGCCGCAGCTTCACCCCCACCTTGGGGGTGGGAGTGCTCCATCTACTTGCAG GTCTGTGCACTCTGGGCACCGTCTGCTGTTTCCTGGCCGGGGTGGATTTGTATTCCCCCCTCCCAGAAGGGGTGGAGGGCTCGTTGGGCTGGTCCCTCTACCTCGCTCTCATCTCCTTCCCTCTGCAGATGATGGCAGCTGCTTTGTTCCTGTGGGCGGCCAGGAGTCACCGCAAAAACTACACCCGCATGACTGCTTACAGGGTAGCCTAA
- the cldnd1b gene encoding claudin domain-containing protein 1b isoform X2 produces the protein METQCVSFTLPQQFNPKYKQSGNHDGEEDLLRTYLWRCQVLLPLVSLALVFLGGLVGVCACLCRSFTPTLGVGVLHLLAGLCTLGTVCCFLAGVDLYSPLPEGVEGSLGWSLYLALISFPLQMMAAALFLWAARSHRKNYTRMTAYRVA, from the exons ATGGAGACACAGTGTGTGAGTTTCACTCTTCCTCAGCAGTTCAATCCAAAGTACAAACAATCTGGAAACCATGACGGTGAAGAAGATCTGCTGAGAACAT ACTTGTGGAGATGCCAGGTTCTCTTGCCCTTGGTGTCTCTGGCTTTGGTGTTTCTCGGCGGCCTCGTTGGGGTCTGTGCCTGCCTGTGCCGCAGCTTCACCCCCACCTTGGGGGTGGGAGTGCTCCATCTACTTGCAG GTCTGTGCACTCTGGGCACCGTCTGCTGTTTCCTGGCCGGGGTGGATTTGTATTCCCCCCTCCCAGAAGGGGTGGAGGGCTCGTTGGGCTGGTCCCTCTACCTCGCTCTCATCTCCTTCCCTCTGCAGATGATGGCAGCTGCTTTGTTCCTGTGGGCGGCCAGGAGTCACCGCAAAAACTACACCCGCATGACTGCTTACAGGGTAGCCTAA